The following proteins are co-located in the Pseudoalteromonas ulvae UL12 genome:
- the lodA gene encoding CTQ-dependent lysine 6-oxidase LodA, with protein MNLAIHPSVGVARLGNSEQLTNNESSECLSPETIGGLPLEPETLLPVTYFKDKAGRIKRQGQVFKVFDGESEITLENEQIASMVWTVHLANKKAAWYQYNELQGNLLYGPQNSYQARNVPLRNADEPDRQSLIIDPGPRTISGANATPIDFDRNSVPSDYPHASFPSDQPKYGSAIKTLGTLKTDDKGRLIVFGGYGHAGGDEALTSYGGSDTWHDDTADGPVYCEVTYKDGSTKTLKAWVVVGSPDFAPEIVNISSLDDTFFDIGVRYKNLVPDLYANGHFNFDYIANYKRDILPIIERISNYQWVANVQSMSGFFSYQFNFADNSEANRAKRQAYFDYFRKPDPKIGAVEKPQETLFSHANGGELPMMPMNSGSNSVSNTTVEKFMALDETQLFLLGQWALGRFEDTPEPAEFAVHPLDKASVGNCVGLPMCPGIEVTWSLQNPNLYESAYVIAHDGGLNGYNQSGLTPSRDECEGGGCQPGDLTKRMACPWQADFFQCTVQSVNFTEPSINKATLKTEQRTQTTQTWQLSLAKGESESTEVKANLNTPTTQVENGDQSSLNEETLQLGSIEQVTLTNTTSKPQPLTPTYYSYWWPPQSPWDVLTGETTQLGQAQNNLSAGQQVNYQRGINSFTQMVEHWSALAFIKNKNAQNEGFPYFTEQERNNELFEYKEVTTSQLTGNPSDDGTSVPVFFINDNRHVIEQKSEKGKLMVQYFSERAFSPIKVCSEGLGLPRSGSTVRR; from the coding sequence ATGAATTTAGCTATCCATCCATCAGTGGGAGTCGCCCGATTAGGTAATAGCGAGCAGCTTACAAACAACGAAAGCAGTGAATGCTTAAGCCCAGAGACGATAGGGGGCTTACCTCTTGAGCCAGAGACTCTTTTACCTGTTACGTACTTTAAAGACAAAGCAGGTCGCATTAAGCGCCAAGGCCAAGTGTTTAAAGTGTTTGATGGTGAATCAGAAATCACATTAGAGAATGAGCAAATTGCCTCTATGGTGTGGACAGTACATTTAGCCAATAAAAAAGCAGCGTGGTATCAATACAATGAGTTGCAAGGTAACTTGCTTTATGGCCCACAAAACAGTTATCAAGCCCGAAATGTCCCCCTTAGAAATGCAGACGAACCAGATCGCCAAAGTTTAATTATAGATCCCGGCCCGCGCACTATTTCTGGAGCCAATGCGACACCGATTGATTTTGACCGAAACTCAGTACCAAGTGACTACCCGCATGCGTCTTTTCCATCAGATCAACCTAAGTATGGTTCGGCTATTAAAACTTTAGGGACTTTAAAAACGGACGATAAAGGTCGGTTAATTGTGTTTGGTGGCTACGGTCATGCAGGGGGCGATGAAGCACTCACCAGTTATGGGGGCTCAGACACATGGCACGATGATACCGCAGATGGCCCTGTGTACTGCGAAGTAACCTACAAAGACGGCAGCACAAAAACACTTAAAGCGTGGGTGGTGGTTGGCTCGCCTGATTTTGCGCCAGAAATTGTCAATATTTCGAGCTTAGATGACACGTTTTTTGATATCGGGGTGCGGTATAAAAATTTAGTCCCTGATTTATATGCCAATGGTCACTTTAATTTTGATTATATTGCCAATTACAAGCGCGATATCTTGCCGATTATTGAACGCATTAGTAATTATCAGTGGGTTGCAAACGTGCAATCTATGAGTGGCTTTTTTAGTTATCAATTTAATTTTGCTGATAATTCAGAGGCTAATCGTGCTAAACGCCAAGCGTATTTTGATTATTTTAGAAAACCCGATCCAAAAATAGGGGCTGTAGAAAAACCACAAGAAACACTTTTTAGCCATGCTAATGGCGGCGAATTACCTATGATGCCGATGAACTCAGGCAGTAATTCTGTTAGTAACACTACGGTCGAAAAATTTATGGCCCTTGATGAGACGCAATTATTTTTACTGGGTCAATGGGCGTTAGGTCGATTTGAAGATACGCCAGAGCCGGCCGAATTTGCCGTGCACCCACTTGATAAAGCCAGTGTAGGTAACTGTGTGGGTTTACCTATGTGCCCAGGCATTGAAGTGACGTGGAGTTTACAAAACCCAAATTTATATGAATCTGCGTATGTTATTGCCCATGATGGTGGACTGAATGGGTATAACCAAAGTGGTTTGACACCTAGTCGAGACGAATGTGAAGGGGGAGGTTGCCAACCGGGTGATTTAACCAAGCGCATGGCGTGCCCTTGGCAGGCAGACTTTTTCCAATGCACTGTGCAGTCTGTTAATTTCACTGAGCCTTCAATTAACAAAGCGACATTGAAAACAGAACAAAGAACGCAAACCACGCAAACATGGCAACTGAGCCTTGCTAAAGGCGAGAGTGAATCGACCGAGGTCAAAGCCAATTTAAATACTCCAACCACTCAAGTGGAAAACGGAGATCAAAGTTCGTTAAATGAAGAAACACTGCAACTTGGTTCGATAGAGCAGGTGACACTCACTAATACGACTTCAAAACCTCAGCCGCTTACGCCAACTTATTATAGTTATTGGTGGCCACCGCAAAGCCCTTGGGATGTGTTAACGGGTGAAACCACTCAATTGGGTCAGGCGCAAAATAATCTCAGTGCTGGGCAGCAAGTTAATTATCAACGGGGCATTAATAGCTTTACGCAAATGGTTGAGCATTGGTCGGCATTGGCGTTTATTAAAAATAAAAACGCGCAAAATGAGGGCTTTCCTTATTTTACTGAGCAAGAGCGCAATAACGAGCTGTTTGAATACAAAGAAGTCACCACAAGTCAGTTGACGGGCAACCCCAGTGACGATGGTACCTCGGTACCTGTGTTTTTTATCAATGACAATCGACACGTGATTGAGCAAAAAAGCGAAAAAGGCAAACTGATGGTTCAGTACTTTTCTGAGCGGGCATTCTCGCCGATTAAAGTGTGCTCAGAAGGGCTAGGTTTACCCCGCTCTGGTTCAACGGTAAGGCGTTAA